TCCATTTGTCCTGTCCGTTTCCCCTTATCCTTATCTTTTTTATTGCGACAGACGGAGTTGTTTATACTAAAAATACTGTATATCAACTTTGCAAATATATAGACTTAAAAACCAAACTTAGGGCTTACAGAACTTAGGATCATGCCCTATTTATTGGACTTGTACAGACCTTTTTTCATCATAGACACACCAATGCGTGTTCTTCTTTTCGTTACTTAAACTTTCGATTTGAGGAAATTGAATTTATAATGCTGTCGATGGTCAGCTTTCCTGTTGCTTGCCTTTTATTTGAATGAATGAATGAGTGAGGAATGTTCATTTTCGAGTATCTGGATAATGTCCCCAGGAGCCCTCAAACTATGGCTAGATTAACCACCAGCTCCTTGAACTACACTTTCTAACATGTAGAACCGTGTATTATAAAAAAGGCCCATATAGATCCTTTCCGCCAAATGACCGTCAGTTTTGCTGATATGCGCGTTCGTTTTCCACGTGGCAGGTAGCCTTCATTAAAGTTCAGGGGTCCAGCCTCCAGTCCAGGTGTTAGAAAGCGTAGTTTAAGGAGTTGGGGGTTAACCTTGCCAAAGTTCGTTACCTGTTTTAATTTTGAAAGCCACTAGCTTCGTTACCTGTTTTGATTTTGAAAGCCACTAGCTTTGTCGCCCAAAGTTCGATTACCTTTGTCTCAAAATACACGATATTTTTTTTATGGTGTATTTTGAGACGAAGGAAGTACTATTCAACAACCAGCTACCTCTAGAGTTACTTCTGGGGATTGGTCATGTATGCTCATGGTTTAACAGGACAGTGAAATTAAAACAACACACCACACTAAGAGCAACAAAAAATTCTGAATCAATACGAACTTTTGTtttgatctcaagaaacattttctaCTGGAAGAGGAAACAATTACACCACAAACAACTAAATGTAGCCATGaaatgaaataataaaaataaaaagaatgcAGGCAATAAAGCCCTGGAGTAAAAGTTAAATGAATGAGCAAATTCTAGCAGATGCACAGCATTTGTCTCTCACACTAAAACCATAAACAGATCCACTAGGCTCGAGCATCTGAACACACATGGTTTTTACAGCAAAAGGTTAGGGCTGAGTGACCCCAACTCTGGAGGAAAGTAGTCGTTATGAGTGATGACTACCCGGAATTGACGAAAAGGCCCTCAATCACGACTCTTTACATTTAAGAAGAGCAGCAGCCTGCTTTCTTCACAGCGGAAACATCGTCTTTTGATCCAACATTAATGGTTTGTCCCTTTGGTAAGGCTGCAGGGTCATCACCTACCTCAAGAGCTTTCCGGCTCACGACGTGGTATATTTGTGTCAGAACTTCGGTAAATGCATTCTCCACGTTGAGAGACTCGAGAGCAGATGTCTCCATGAAGAACGTATTCTCTCTCTCAGCAAAGGACTTTGCATCCTCGGTTGAAACAGCACGCAAGTG
The genomic region above belongs to Rutidosis leptorrhynchoides isolate AG116_Rl617_1_P2 unplaced genomic scaffold, CSIRO_AGI_Rlap_v1 contig380, whole genome shotgun sequence and contains:
- the LOC139883316 gene encoding ras-related protein RABA1f-like → LIIDILLSGQRYRAITSAYYRGAVGALLVYDVTRHVTFENVERWLKELRDHTDSNIVIMLVGNKADLRHLRAVSTEDAKSFAERENTFFMETSALESLNVENAFTEVLTQIYHVVSRKALEVGDDPAALPKGQTINVGSKDDVSAVKKAGCCSS